In Myxococcales bacterium, the following proteins share a genomic window:
- a CDS encoding EamA family transporter, which produces MKQDHRPAERFPLRGGVLYALGAAALFGASTPFAKLLVGDLSPVLLAGLLYLGSGTGLSIIYLARRRRVQDAAPLSRADWPWLAGAILFGGIVAPILLLTGLAATPGATASLLLNLEGVFTALLAWFAFRENFDRRIAVGMALIVTGGVVLAWPEGGSGLGLPLASLAVAGACLCWGIDNNLTQKVSAADPLLVAAVKGIVAGGVNLLIARLAGATLPPLRLALGAAVVGLLGYGFSLSLFVLGLRHLGTARTGAYFSLAPFIGAAVAVPLLGEPPTIPLFVAACLMGSGGLLHLTEVHRHEHRHSLLEHAHSHVHDEHHRHTHEATIEAGESHEHRHVHQPIVHSHGHYPDIHHRHDHS; this is translated from the coding sequence ATGAAGCAAGATCACCGGCCAGCCGAAAGATTCCCCCTCCGCGGCGGAGTCCTTTACGCGCTGGGCGCGGCGGCGCTGTTCGGCGCCAGCACGCCGTTCGCGAAATTGCTGGTCGGCGATCTTTCACCGGTTTTACTCGCCGGTTTGCTGTACCTCGGATCCGGAACGGGATTGTCGATCATCTATCTGGCCCGGCGGCGCCGCGTTCAGGACGCGGCTCCCCTGTCGCGCGCCGATTGGCCGTGGCTGGCCGGGGCGATCCTGTTCGGCGGCATCGTCGCGCCGATCCTGCTGCTGACCGGTCTCGCCGCGACGCCGGGAGCGACCGCCTCACTGCTGCTCAACCTGGAAGGCGTTTTCACCGCACTACTGGCCTGGTTCGCCTTCCGCGAAAATTTCGATCGCCGGATCGCCGTCGGCATGGCGCTGATCGTGACCGGCGGCGTGGTGCTTGCGTGGCCGGAGGGCGGGTCCGGCCTGGGGTTGCCGCTGGCCTCGCTGGCCGTGGCGGGCGCCTGCCTTTGCTGGGGAATCGACAACAATCTGACGCAAAAGGTGTCGGCGGCCGACCCGCTACTCGTCGCCGCCGTCAAGGGGATCGTCGCCGGCGGGGTCAACCTGCTGATCGCGCGGCTGGCGGGCGCGACGTTGCCGCCGTTGCGGTTGGCGCTCGGCGCGGCGGTCGTCGGTCTCTTGGGTTACGGCTTCAGTCTGAGTCTGTTCGTGCTCGGCTTGCGGCACCTGGGCACGGCGCGGACCGGGGCGTATTTTTCGCTGGCGCCGTTCATCGGCGCGGCCGTCGCGGTGCCGCTGCTGGGCGAGCCGCCGACGATACCGCTGTTCGTCGCGGCCTGCCTGATGGGTTCGGGGGGGCTGTTGCATCTGACCGAAGTGCACCGGCATGAGCATCGCCACTCTTTATTGGAGCACGCGCATTCGCACGTCCACGACGAGCATCACCGGCACACGCATGAAGCGACGATCGAAGCCGGCGAATCGCACGAGCACCGGCATGTTCACCAGCCGATCGTCCACTCCCACGGTCACTATCCGGATATTCATCACCGGCACGATCATTCGTGA